In Sphingomonas sp. SUN019, one genomic interval encodes:
- a CDS encoding nuclear transport factor 2 family protein: MTDALLARIDQLESRFAILDLTSDYCLGFDKRDWERFIGIWWEDAVWEVGPPFGNFDGHEGITRAVHDILWPAWKQSTHYNTNLRVTFDGADQASGVSDVDCIGTTADGQAQTVAATYTDDFERRGGVWKIARRHVKMHHFSPLVGITLSAPA; this comes from the coding sequence GTGACCGACGCTTTGCTCGCCCGGATCGATCAGCTGGAAAGCCGCTTCGCGATCCTGGATTTGACGTCCGATTACTGCCTGGGCTTCGACAAAAGGGATTGGGAGCGCTTCATCGGCATCTGGTGGGAAGATGCCGTATGGGAGGTTGGTCCACCGTTCGGCAACTTCGACGGGCATGAGGGCATCACGCGCGCCGTCCACGACATCCTGTGGCCGGCATGGAAACAGTCGACCCACTATAACACCAACCTGCGCGTCACGTTCGACGGGGCCGACCAGGCGAGCGGGGTCAGCGACGTCGATTGTATCGGCACGACGGCGGACGGGCAGGCGCAGACCGTGGCGGCGACCTACACCGACGATTTCGAGCGCCGCGGCGGCGTGTGGAAGATCGCGCGCCGCCACGTGAAGATGCATCATTTCAGCCCGCTGGTCGGCATCACGCTGTCGGCGCCCGCCTGA